From one Flavobacterium sp. N502536 genomic stretch:
- a CDS encoding alanine dehydrogenase, translating into MSITLTPFTKQQLLPQEEKLEIGRFKSELFIGIPKETSYQERRICLTPDAVNSLTYEGHRVMIEAGAGESSSYTDKEYSDAGAEVTKDTKKVFGCPLLLKVEPPTIAEIEMINPETIIISAIQLKTKKKGYFEALAQKKITALAFEYIKDEDGSYPAVKSLSEIAGTASILIAAELMITDEFGKGLLFGNITGVPPTDVVILGAGTVGEFAAKTAIGLGANVKVFDNSITKLRRLQNNLNQRIFTSTVQQKALLKALRRCDVAIGAMRGKERCPIIVTETMVEHMKKGAVIVDVSIDTGGCFETSEVTTHEKPTFIKSNVLHYCVPNIPSRYSKTASLSISNILTPYLLQIAEDGGLESAIRCNKGLKNGIYLYHGILTNKAIGEWFDLPDNDINLLVF; encoded by the coding sequence ATGTCAATTACCTTAACCCCATTTACGAAACAGCAATTGTTGCCACAAGAAGAAAAACTTGAAATTGGCCGATTCAAAAGCGAGCTTTTTATAGGAATTCCTAAAGAAACGAGTTATCAGGAACGTCGTATTTGCCTGACACCGGATGCAGTAAACTCTTTGACTTATGAAGGTCACAGAGTAATGATTGAGGCCGGAGCGGGAGAAAGTTCAAGTTATACCGATAAAGAATACTCAGATGCCGGGGCTGAAGTAACAAAAGATACTAAAAAAGTTTTTGGATGTCCGTTGTTGCTTAAAGTTGAACCCCCGACAATAGCTGAAATCGAAATGATTAATCCGGAAACGATTATAATTTCGGCCATTCAGTTAAAAACGAAGAAAAAGGGATACTTTGAAGCTTTGGCTCAAAAAAAGATCACAGCACTTGCTTTTGAATATATTAAGGACGAAGACGGATCCTATCCTGCGGTGAAATCATTGAGTGAGATTGCCGGAACAGCTTCTATTTTGATTGCTGCTGAATTAATGATCACAGATGAATTTGGAAAAGGTCTTTTGTTTGGAAACATTACCGGAGTCCCTCCTACTGATGTTGTCATATTAGGAGCCGGAACTGTTGGTGAATTTGCTGCCAAAACGGCTATAGGTCTTGGAGCGAATGTTAAAGTTTTCGACAATTCGATTACCAAATTACGTCGTTTACAAAACAATCTGAACCAACGCATTTTTACATCAACCGTTCAGCAAAAAGCCTTATTAAAAGCATTAAGACGTTGTGATGTTGCGATTGGTGCTATGCGTGGCAAAGAACGTTGCCCGATTATTGTTACGGAAACCATGGTGGAACACATGAAAAAAGGAGCAGTAATTGTCGACGTGAGTATTGATACCGGCGGATGCTTTGAAACTTCGGAAGTTACCACTCATGAGAAACCAACTTTTATTAAAAGCAATGTGCTTCATTATTGCGTACCTAATATACCTTCACGATACTCTAAAACAGCTTCGTTGTCTATAAGTAACATTCTGACTCCCTACTTGCTTCAAATAGCGGAAGACGGTGGCTTGGAAAGCGCGATCAGATGTAATAAAGGTTTAAAAAACGGAATTTACCTGTACCACGGAATCCTTACTAACAAAGCAATTGGCGAATGGTTCGATTTACCGGATAACGATATTAATTTACTTGTATTTTAA
- a CDS encoding DUF4258 domain-containing protein yields MKFVHRFAYYLIGLVIGCFFVALVFSGKDTRCNYFPNARVLNNLRTKPFQYSDKAIQTLNEKWVDTADIKSTLTYGDVDFDKSNVPVNKGKLYIIEGKTAKNQEIILKVVNYEDKAILEEIIKKDKE; encoded by the coding sequence ATGAAGTTCGTACATCGTTTTGCTTATTATTTGATTGGTTTGGTTATAGGATGTTTTTTTGTAGCCCTTGTGTTCAGTGGAAAAGATACACGTTGCAATTACTTTCCAAACGCCAGAGTTTTAAACAATTTACGTACGAAGCCTTTTCAGTATTCTGATAAAGCAATTCAGACTTTAAATGAAAAATGGGTTGACACTGCTGATATTAAAAGTACACTAACCTATGGAGATGTTGATTTTGATAAAAGTAATGTACCAGTAAATAAAGGAAAGCTTTATATCATTGAAGGTAAAACTGCGAAAAACCAAGAGATTATCTTAAAAGTAGTTAACTACGAGGATAAAGCGATTTTAGAGGAGATTATCAAAAAAGATAAAGAGTAA
- a CDS encoding uracil-DNA glycosylase, translating to MKINLSLGWEAVLKEENSKSYFTALTAALETEYQTHTCYPPEELIFSAFNSCAFEDLKVVIIGQDPYHGEGEANGLSFSVNDSVKIPPSLRNIYRELNDDLDSIFMPTSGNLEKWAEQGVLLLNASLTVRKDSPNSHKHLKWNLFTDAVIQAISDQKENVVFLLWGSFAQKKGAKIDRSKHCILESGHPSPMSANQGKWFGNKHFSKTNEFLKSKGITAIEWL from the coding sequence ATGAAAATCAATCTTTCTCTAGGCTGGGAAGCGGTACTTAAAGAAGAAAACTCAAAAAGCTATTTTACAGCCTTAACAGCAGCTCTGGAAACAGAATACCAGACACATACCTGTTACCCACCAGAAGAATTGATTTTTTCAGCATTTAACAGCTGTGCTTTTGAAGACTTAAAAGTAGTTATTATTGGACAGGATCCTTACCATGGAGAAGGAGAGGCCAATGGCTTAAGCTTTTCTGTAAATGATTCGGTCAAAATTCCACCATCACTACGCAATATTTATCGGGAATTAAATGATGATCTCGATTCTATTTTTATGCCAACTTCAGGGAATCTTGAGAAATGGGCAGAGCAAGGTGTTTTGCTTTTAAATGCTTCATTAACCGTTCGTAAAGACAGTCCAAATAGTCATAAACACCTGAAATGGAATTTGTTTACGGATGCCGTAATTCAAGCCATTTCTGATCAGAAAGAAAATGTTGTTTTTCTATTATGGGGAAGCTTTGCTCAGAAAAAAGGGGCTAAAATAGATCGTTCGAAACATTGCATTTTAGAATCCGGACATCCTTCACCAATGAGTGCTAACCAGGGAAAATGGTTCGGAAACAAGCATTTTAGTAAAACAAATGAATTCCTGAAATCTAAAGGAATAACAGCCATTGAATGGTTGTAA
- a CDS encoding endonuclease MutS2: protein MISITEKTLQDLQFPTVLETISAGCNTDIGKEKALQITPFRDKETLMQALMQTSEYVSSFQNNNAIPNHGFDAITHEIKFLAIEDSFLEVGSFRKIATLSSTSNFLLNFLKKFDDYYPNLNARASRVEYTKDIVTTIDAIVDKYGEIKDNASPALLSIRQNMNLVRGKVNQSFGVALTQYNSLGYLDDIKESFVQNRRVLAVLAMYRRKVKGSILGSSKTGSIAYIEPEATLKYSRELANLEYEEKEEITRILKQLSNAIRPHLPLLIEYQEFLSDIDVVAGKAKYANRINGILPAITEERRLFFREAYHPILYLNNKQKNEVTHPQTIELKQDNRIIVISGPNAGGKTISLKTVGLLQLMLQSGMLIPVHERSETFLFDRILTDIGDNQSIENHLSTYSYRLKNMNYFLKKCNKKTMFLIDEFGTGSDPELGGALAEIFLEEFYHREAFGIITTHYSNLKILANELPYATNANMMFDEKTLEPMYKLALGQAGSSFTFEVALKNGIPFGLINRAKKKIEVGKVRFDKTIATLQKERSKLEKTSLNLKEEETRAREESKKMENINVKIKQKLESYQELYDSNQKTIYIGQKIEDISEKYFNNKNKKELIGEFLKIIEIENSKRKKATPKEVKAIIEKKKEVIAEITVKVEEIRKEKKEKKLKPVIEKPKPILKVGDRVRMLDGRSVGSIDAIEKNKATVNYGIFTSKVSLDELELVEAVKK from the coding sequence ATGATATCTATTACCGAAAAAACATTACAAGATTTACAATTTCCAACAGTACTCGAAACCATTTCTGCAGGCTGTAATACTGATATTGGAAAAGAAAAAGCTTTACAAATAACTCCTTTTAGAGATAAAGAAACATTGATGCAGGCTTTAATGCAAACATCAGAATATGTTTCCTCCTTTCAAAATAACAACGCCATTCCCAATCATGGGTTTGACGCGATCACGCACGAAATTAAGTTTCTGGCTATCGAAGATAGTTTTCTGGAAGTGGGCAGCTTTAGAAAAATTGCAACCCTTTCTTCAACCTCCAACTTTTTATTAAATTTCCTTAAAAAGTTTGATGATTATTATCCGAATCTAAACGCCAGAGCTTCACGTGTTGAATATACCAAAGATATCGTAACGACCATTGATGCAATTGTAGACAAATACGGAGAGATCAAAGACAATGCTTCGCCGGCTTTGCTGAGCATACGACAAAATATGAATCTGGTTCGTGGTAAAGTAAACCAGAGTTTTGGAGTAGCCCTGACACAATACAATAGCCTTGGTTATTTGGATGATATTAAGGAAAGTTTTGTACAAAACCGTAGAGTTTTAGCTGTTTTGGCCATGTACCGCCGAAAAGTGAAAGGTTCTATTTTAGGAAGCTCAAAAACCGGAAGTATTGCTTATATCGAACCTGAAGCTACTTTAAAATACTCGAGAGAACTGGCAAATCTGGAATACGAAGAGAAAGAAGAGATTACCCGAATTTTAAAGCAATTGTCGAACGCGATTCGACCGCACTTACCTTTGTTAATCGAGTATCAGGAATTTTTAAGTGATATTGACGTTGTTGCCGGAAAAGCAAAATACGCCAATAGAATTAACGGAATTTTACCTGCCATTACCGAAGAGAGAAGATTGTTTTTCAGAGAGGCTTATCATCCTATTTTATACCTGAACAACAAGCAGAAAAACGAAGTTACGCATCCTCAGACCATTGAATTAAAGCAAGATAACCGAATTATTGTCATTTCGGGACCAAATGCGGGTGGAAAAACAATTTCTTTAAAAACGGTTGGTTTGCTGCAACTGATGTTACAATCAGGAATGTTGATTCCGGTTCATGAACGAAGTGAAACATTCTTGTTTGACCGAATTTTAACGGACATTGGAGATAATCAATCCATTGAAAATCACCTAAGTACCTATAGTTACCGTTTGAAGAATATGAATTACTTCCTGAAGAAGTGCAACAAGAAAACCATGTTTTTGATTGACGAATTTGGTACAGGTTCTGATCCTGAATTAGGAGGTGCTTTAGCAGAAATATTTCTTGAAGAATTTTACCACCGTGAAGCTTTTGGAATTATTACCACGCATTATTCCAACCTAAAAATTCTGGCCAACGAATTGCCTTATGCAACCAATGCGAATATGATGTTTGATGAAAAAACATTAGAACCGATGTACAAGTTGGCATTAGGACAGGCCGGAAGTTCATTTACTTTTGAAGTCGCGCTGAAAAATGGAATCCCTTTTGGATTGATTAATCGTGCCAAAAAGAAAATTGAAGTGGGTAAAGTTCGTTTCGACAAAACCATTGCAACACTTCAGAAAGAACGTTCTAAGCTTGAAAAGACATCTCTTAATTTAAAAGAGGAAGAAACCAGAGCTCGTGAGGAAAGCAAGAAGATGGAAAACATCAATGTAAAAATCAAGCAAAAACTAGAAAGCTATCAGGAATTGTACGACAGCAACCAAAAGACGATTTACATTGGCCAAAAAATAGAAGATATTTCAGAGAAATACTTTAACAATAAAAATAAAAAAGAGCTTATTGGAGAGTTTTTGAAAATTATAGAAATTGAGAATTCAAAACGCAAAAAAGCAACCCCGAAAGAAGTCAAGGCCATAATCGAAAAGAAAAAAGAAGTAATTGCCGAGATTACGGTAAAAGTAGAGGAAATTCGAAAAGAGAAAAAAGAAAAGAAACTTAAGCCTGTAATCGAAAAACCAAAACCAATTTTAAAAGTGGGTGACAGAGTCAGAATGCTTGACGGAAGATCTGTTGGAAGTATTGATGCCATCGAAAAAAATAAGGCAACAGTCAACTACGGAATTTTTACTTCAAAAGTAAGTTTGGATGAATTGGAATTGGTGGAAGCTGTTAAAAAGTAA
- a CDS encoding thiol-disulfide oxidoreductase DCC family protein, translating to MQNLPKNKKIILFDGVCNLCNGAVQFIIKHDKKDNFRFVALQSELGIEICQYIGVDPNKIDSIILYDPGVAYYLKSSAAIEIADNLGGIYSLLSVFKILPEKLRNYLYDYVAKNRYKWYGKKESCMIPTVELKAKFL from the coding sequence ATGCAAAATCTTCCAAAAAACAAAAAAATAATCCTCTTTGACGGTGTTTGCAATTTATGCAACGGTGCTGTTCAGTTTATCATCAAACATGATAAAAAAGATAATTTTCGTTTTGTGGCTTTGCAATCTGAGTTGGGAATTGAAATTTGTCAATATATTGGTGTGGATCCGAATAAAATCGACAGCATTATTTTATACGATCCCGGTGTTGCCTATTATCTTAAATCATCTGCTGCAATTGAAATTGCCGATAACCTGGGTGGAATTTACAGTTTACTTTCTGTTTTTAAAATTTTACCAGAAAAACTTCGAAATTACCTTTATGACTATGTTGCGAAAAACCGTTACAAATGGTATGGCAAAAAAGAAAGCTGCATGATTCCAACTGTGGAATTGAAAGCTAAGTTTCTTTAA